In Microplitis demolitor isolate Queensland-Clemson2020A chromosome 9, iyMicDemo2.1a, whole genome shotgun sequence, one genomic interval encodes:
- the LOC103573649 gene encoding coiled-coil domain-containing protein 170 produces MAEDSKDLPGNTEEDLKIFETLCISTPDKYDQEDMTHDVTTSLRSELAALEYKRDRLSSELQDMKTTLRSRDQRVTELQMEADQLREQAARQNSIISSLKKRIQDLEDRERNLYATHGRSEITIQSLQRDVKYHEEKNREYEKKIRQLEHHLTEETDLKERARLNLQDFVRRLAHALNSEFCDSTHHSPEMVIHKAEELVQEVNRLRTKSINFESQLTSVENESKSCRDLLERSNIERDQLQRQVSTQSAELERLRQDKECLEMQYRATERELNELRDKLVNANRNLTSITGNVSSQETLICQLRDDLKNREEKLSRVQNEMRHLLESLAILVSTPNRFVESHENSIKDRIREIIAENKDHVLKINNLKEKLNGLSDSANRQSELLESSMMKIRNLEDDRANLEAKVHKLESDLTSCELTKESLRRDKHSFTIFLERLGKAMQMDDISQEIGLDLQTEALLVRAEQLARLETDKLVDKTSVVYQLQRRVRTLREQLQRRDLHLDLLRRKLSLQEDGVRIKSMLQAERDDANLRAKKAMKQIDRLQIQLAEEKSRNRELSAQLTEAADYKIAALERSRKIEELQKRLVESEMLRTRYSRKLTMLKDQMRTITESADQERSINDHSLQLLRDELAQVKQNLSEVTRRESQLQSFRVSVVKLLSEPICTPDYEIVSRLQKIVSAHRDFTMLSRRYDEPETSPSRCTSIHPVHSVHPPRSPGSRCTRYDDSGFADPPDLHEIDDEYKRPVRSSLLP; encoded by the exons ATGGCAGAAGATTCTAAGGATTTACCCGGAAATACAGAAGAAGATTTGAAGATTTTTGAGACACTTTGTATTTCAACACCTGACaag tatgatCAAGAGGATATGACGCATGACGTCACCACAAGTTTAAGAAGTGAATTAGCAGCTCTGGAATATAAACGAGACCGACTTTCATCAGAA cttCAAGATATGAAGACTACATTGAGATCACGGGACCAGAGGGTAACTGAATTACAGATGGAGGCCGATCAATTACGTGAACAAGCTGCGAGACAAAATTCTATAATCTCTAGTTTGAAAAAACGAATtcaa gacTTAGAAGACAGGGAAAGAAATCTTTATGCAACTCATGGACGAAGTGAGATAACGATCCAGAGTTTACAGCGTGATGTCAAGTatcatgaagaaaaaaatcgagAGTATGAAAAGAAAATTCGGCAATTAGAACATCATCTTACTGAAGAAACGGATTTGAAAGAACGCGCGCGCTTGAATTTACAG gATTTTGTTAGAAGACTAGCCCATGCACTGAATAGTGAATTTTGCGATAGTACACATCACAGCCCAGAAATGGTAATCCACAAAGCTGAGGAACTTGTTCAAGAAGTAAATCGACTTCGCactaaaagtattaattttgagaGTCAATTAACTAGTGTAGAAAATGAATCTAAAAGTTGCAGAGATTTGTTAGAACGTTCTAATATTGAAAGAGATCAATTACAACGACAAGTTAGCACGCAATCAGCTGAACTAGAACGACTTCGTCAG GATAAAGAGTGCCTTGAAATGCAGTACAGGGCCACTGAGAGAGAATTAAATGAACTCAGGGACAAATTAGTAAATGCTAATAGAAATCTCACTAGTATTACGGGAAATGTTTCAAGTCAAGAGACACTCATTTGTCAGTTGCGAg atgacttaaaaaatcgagaagaAAAACTTTCACGTGTTCAAAATGAAATGCGTCATCTTCTTGAATCATTAGCAATACTTGTAAGTACGCCAAATAGATTTGTTGAATCTCATGAGAACTCGATAAAAGATAGAATACGTGAAATAATTGCTGAAAATAAAGATCATGTACTa aaaattaataacttaaaagaaaaattaaatggtCTCTCTGACTCAGCAAACCGTCAAAGTGAATTATTAGAGTCAAGTATGATGAAAATAAGAAATCTTGAAGACGATCGTGCGAATTTAGAAGCAAAAGTTCATAAATTAGAGTCTGATTTAACAAGTTGTGAGTTAACTAAAGAATCATTAAGACGGGATAAACATAGT tttacaatatttttgGAACGTTTGGGCAAAGCCATGCAAATGGATGACATTTCCCAAGAAATCGGTTTGGATCTTCAAACAGAAGCTCTTTTAGTTCGAGCTGAACAATTAGCTCGTCTTGAGACAGATAAACTCGTCGATAAG acGTCAGTTGTTTATCAACTTCAAAGAAGAGTTAGAACTTTACGCGAACAATTACAAAGGCGGGATTTACACTTGGATTTGTTGCGTAGAAAACTTTCATTACAAGAAGATGGCGTGAGAATAAAATCTATGTTACAAGCGGAAAGAGATGACGCTAATTTACG AGCTAAAAAGGCAATGAAACAAATCGATCGACTACAGATCCAATTAGCTGAAGAAAAATCTCGTAATCGTGAATTGAGCGCTCAGTTAACTGAAGCCGCTGATTACAAg ATTGCGGCGTTAGAGCGCAGTCGTAAAATAGAAGAACTACAAAAGCGTCTAGTGGAGAGTGAAATGTTGAGAACCCGTTACAGTAGAAAATTAACGATGCTGAAAGATCAAATGCGAACCATAACAGAGAGTGCTGATCAAGAAAGATCTATTAATGATCATTCATTACAATTACTACGTGATGAACTGGCTCaggttaaacaaaatttatcgGAGGTCACACGAAGAGAATCACAATTACAAAGTTTCCGAGTTTCTGTTGTTAAATTACTTTCGGAGCCTATTTGTACGCCAGATTATGAAATTGTTTCACGTTTACAAAAAATAGTATCAGCACATCGTGATTTCACAATGTTATCTCGTAGATATGATGAGCCGGAGACTAGTCCGTCCCGGTGTAcaag TATTCATCCAGTTCATTCAGTTCACCCACCACGTTCACCTGGATCACGTTGTACGCGTTACGACGACAGTGGTTTTGCGGACCCACCAGATCTTCATGAAATTGATGATGAGTACAAGAGACCTGTAAGAAGCAGTTTGTTACCATGA
- the LOC103573624 gene encoding uncharacterized protein DDB_G0271670-like: MVTRRINLSSLVFISFFIVSNVNKGMSLKCYQCSSDSSGDCWTNPPDTYLKDCVEETSTVNPSTESTTSSSTETSTTTSSTTPSTTSSTTASTTASTTSSTTPSTTSSTTPSTTSSTTSSTTPSTTSSTTSSTTPSTTSSTTSSTTPSTTSSTTTSTTSSTTPSTTSSTTSSTTPSTTSSTTSSTTPSTTSSTTSSTTPSTTSSTTSSTTSSTTPSTTSSTTSSTDSSTTSSTTPSSTITSTTPSNTTTTATDSSNADEQNPAVSRIRRQANLREDDVWECSKQFFKENNVEKISRQCVKKNQSSCNGKEENSCFLCSDKDGCNSASNIGIQLLSMILPIAVALFLAR, from the exons atggtTACCCGACGGATTAATTTAAGTTCCTTAGTGTTTATAAGTTTCTTTATTGTTTCAAATGTCAAtaaag gaatGTCATTGAAATGTTATCAATGTTCATCAGATAGTTCTGGTGATTGTTGGACTAACCCTCCAGATACTTATTTAAAGGACTGTGTTGAAGAAACTTCGACAGTTAATCCTTCAACTGAATCTACGACTTCATCATCTACTGAAACTTCAACTACAACTTCATCAACTACTCCATCAACAACGTCATCAACTACTGCATCAACTACTGCATCAACTACTTCATCAACTACTCCATCAACGACATCATCAACTACTCCATCGACAACGTCATCAACTACTTCATCAACTACTCCATCAACTACTTCATCAACAACTTCATCAACTACTCCATCGACAACGTCATCAACTACTTCATCAACTACTCCATCAACGACATCATCAACTACTACATCAACTACTTCATCAACTACTCCATCAACTACTTCATCAACAACTTCGTCAACTACTCCATCAACAACTTCATCAACAACTTCGTCAACTACTCCATCAACTACTTCATCAACAACTTCGTCAACTACTCCATCAACAACTTCATCAACAACTTCGTCAACTACTTCGTCAACTACTCCATCAACTACTTCATCAACAACTTCGTCAACTGATTCATCAACTACTTCATCAACAACTCCATCATCTACTATTACTTCAACTACTCCATCAAATACTACTACAACAGCAACTGATTCATCGAATGCTGATGAACAAAATCCAGCTGTAAGCAGAATTAGACGTCAAGCGAATCTTCGTGAGGATGATGTTTGGGAATGTtcgaaacaatttttcaaag aaaataatGTGGAAAAGATCAGCAGACAATGTGTGAAAAAAAACCAAAGTTCTTGTAATGGTAAAGAGGAAAATTCATGTTTTCTGTGCAGTGACAAAGATGGTTGCAATTCAGCTTCAAATATtggaattcaattattatctaTGATATTACCAATAGCTGTTGCACTTTTTTTAGCACGATAA